The window GATCGCCGAGAGTATGCCGAAGTGGAACACCAGCATGACGAAAGCCGCTATCGCCGTGGGCCATCCGCCGTGGGAGAAGAACAGCACCAGCGGCACCAGCATCTCGATGGCCGTCGAGAAGTGTGCCAGCACGCGCGACGCGCGGCCGGGGCGCAGGTCGTCGGGGAAGTGTTCGAAGAACTTCCGCTTGATCGAGCGGGGCCGGATGACCGGGTTGTTGCTCATCATCGTCGAGATCACGAACGGGAAGTGCTTGTTGAGCTTCGACGTCGCGGCGCCGATCCAGATCGTCAGGCACACCAGCTTCGCGGCGATGATGATGTCGGCGCCACTGAACAGGAAGCACACCGCCAGCGAGCCGTACACCTCGCCTCGAGCGGCCAGGAAGATGACCTTGTCGCGCAGGCCCGCCACGACGAGCAGCCCGATGATCGTCGCGGTCTGCCACACCGGCAGCACGCCGACCTCGGATCCGATCTCGGGGATCGGGCCGGTGCCATCAGAGAAAAGCGCGATCACCAGCACCGCGAGCAGCGCGGCGTAGAGCACGACGTCGACCGGGGTCCGGGTGTCCCCCGCGGTCAACGGAACCCGGTTCGGCCACGGTGGCAGCCGGATGGTTCTGGGTCGCAGCCAGTACAGCACCGAGCCCATCGGCGGGAAGAAGCGGTTGTTGAGCGGCCCGAACCCGCAGCCGAGGCCGACGACCTCGAAGAGCATCGTGTAGAAGACGACCTTCTGGTACACGATCGGCTCGTGGTACCAGGCGGCGACGTCGGTGAACCCGTCGACGCCCGAGGTGCTCAGCACGATCAGCCACGCCACCAGCACGTAGAGCAGGATCTTCACCACGTAGAACAGGTGCATCACGACCGGGGTGCCGAAACCGACCTCGGCCCAGTGCCGGGCCATCGGCACGATGCGCTCGGCGCGGGTGCCCTTGCTCCATTCGGCGTAGTCGACGACGGGTGCGTCCTGTTTGAGAAACCCCATGGGGGTCAGACTAGAACGTGTTCCAATTCGCCTGAGCGATTCGGGTGTAGTTCGTCACGCTGACGTTGACGAACTACACCGAAATCCCTACGCGCCCTGCTTGGCCGGTGGCCGGTAGAAGATGGCCAGCTGCCCGATCCCGCCGGCCAGCCCCAGCACCAGGGCGATCGCCAGCCCCCACCATCCGTGCAGGTAGTCGTAGAAGGCCGAACCGCTGAACAGCAGATGGTCCAGACTCAGCCTGCCGGCGCCGATCGCGGCGAGACCGACGGCCGAGGCGGCGAGCACCAGGTTGTAC is drawn from Mycolicibacterium gilvum and contains these coding sequences:
- a CDS encoding DUF3556 domain-containing protein; protein product: MGFLKQDAPVVDYAEWSKGTRAERIVPMARHWAEVGFGTPVVMHLFYVVKILLYVLVAWLIVLSTSGVDGFTDVAAWYHEPIVYQKVVFYTMLFEVVGLGCGFGPLNNRFFPPMGSVLYWLRPRTIRLPPWPNRVPLTAGDTRTPVDVVLYAALLAVLVIALFSDGTGPIPEIGSEVGVLPVWQTATIIGLLVVAGLRDKVIFLAARGEVYGSLAVCFLFSGADIIIAAKLVCLTIWIGAATSKLNKHFPFVISTMMSNNPVIRPRSIKRKFFEHFPDDLRPGRASRVLAHFSTAIEMLVPLVLFFSHGGWPTAIAAFVMLVFHFGILSAIPMGVPLEWNVFMMFSVLALFVGNSGIGLGDLQSPWPIVLFAVVAGTVVVGNLFPRKVSFLPGMRYYAGNWDTTLWCVKPSASDKITNGIVAIASMPAAQMEKFYGSKETAEMYQYMGYAFRSFNTHGRAMFTLAHRAMAGHDEGEYVLTDGERICSTAIGWNFGDGHMHNEQLITALQKRCRFEPGEVRVLILDAQPIHKQRQEYRLVDAATGEFERGYVMVADMVTRQPWDDTVPVHVTWQKSG